Proteins co-encoded in one Setaria viridis chromosome 9, Setaria_viridis_v4.0, whole genome shotgun sequence genomic window:
- the LOC117838219 gene encoding two pore potassium channel a codes for MADDSIHQAFIEDPPNVPKEKPSEGAKRFRRCRSTPADPTDQKPSERGSALQAKELFKDIRPSFRLVGLLLFIYLLLGVIIFYLFMDQISGKRTNRVLDAMYFVIVTMTSVGYGDLVPKSDTTKLLACAFVFTGMAVIALFISKAADYLVEKQEVLFFKAMHKNMKGGEAKMLRAMETNRIKYKFYTVALLLVMIIVTGTLFLWKVEKLSFVDSFYCVCATITTLGYGDKSFSSKLGRVFAIFWIIMSTILMAQFFLYLAELYTERRQKMLAKWVLNRRITTMDLEAADLDGDHQVGAAEFVLYKLKELGKISQEEISSFLEEFDKLDVDQSGTISTYDLTLAQQISL; via the exons ATGGCTGACGATAGCATTCATCAAGCATTCATAGAGGATCCTCCTAATGTGCCAAAAGAGAAGCCATCTGAAGGAGCTAAACGGTTTCGACGATGCAGGTCAACTCCCGCAGATCCCACTGATCAAAAACCCTCAGAGCGCGGTTCTGCACTTCAAGCCAAGGAATTATTCAAGGATATACGGCCAAGCTTCAGGCTTGTAGGACTCCTCCTATTTATCTACCTGCTATTGGGTGTCATCATCTTTTACCTTTTCATGGATCAGATATCTGGGAAGAGAACTAATAGAGTGCTTGATGCCATGTACTTTGTTATTGTCACAATGACCTCAGTTGGCTATGGGGATCTTGTCCCAAAAAGTGACACGACAAAGCTGCTTGCTTGTGCTTTCGTCTTCACAGGCATGGCGGTAATTGCTCTCTTCATCAGCAAAGCTGCAGATTATCTTGTTGAGAAACAGGAAGTGTTGTTCTTCAAAGCAATGCACAAGAATATGAAGGGTGGTGAGGCCAAAATGCTAAGAGCAATGGAGACAAATCGGATAAAGTACAAATTCTACACTGTCGCTCTACTTCTTGTGATGATTATTGTCACTGGGACTCTATTTCTGTGGAAGGTTGAGAAGCTGAGCTTTGTTGATTCCTTCTACTGCGTATGTGCCACGATCACTACCCTGGGTTATGGGGATAAAAGCTTCTCGTCCAAATTGGGGCGTGTTTTTGCGATATTTTGGATAATCATGAGCACTATCCTCATGGCTCAGttcttcctgtaccttgctgagCTCTATACCGAGCGACGGCAGAAAATGCTCGCCAAATGGGTGCTTAACAGGAGGATAACAACCATGGACCTTGAGGCAGCGGATCTGGATGGCGACCATCAAGTTGG TGCTGCTGAATTTGTACTTTACAAGCTAAAAGAGCTGGGCAAGATCAGCCAAGAGGAGATATCTTCTTTCCTGGAGGAGTTTGACAAACTCGATGTCGACCAGTCTGGCACAATCTCAACTTACGACCTTACTCTGGCACAACAAATCAGTCTATAA
- the LOC117838218 gene encoding meiotic recombination protein SPO11-1 yields MAGRDKRRCAAALGCDKQRLRRRQDAAALLLRRIKGLVRWVVEEVAAGRSPSIVLHRYRNYCSAADAASPSPCACSYDAPVGTDVLSLLHKDCHTSRLNVLLRVLLVVQQLLQQNKHCSKRDIYYMYPSIFVEVAVVDRAINDICILFKCSRHNLNVVPVVKGLVMGWIRFVEGEKKVYCITSVNAAFSIPVSIEAIKDVVSVAHYILVVEKETVFQRLANDKFCERNRCIVITGRGYPDIPTRRFLRHLVEQLHLPAYCLVDSDPYGFDILATYKFGSLQLAYDANLLRVPDIRWLGVFTSDFEDFCLPDCCLLHLSPEDRRKAESILARCYLHKEAPEWRSELEAMLQKGVKFEIEALSASSISFLSDKYIPQKIKQGRHL; encoded by the exons ATGGCCGGGAGGGACAAGAGGAGGTGTGCGGCGGCACTCGGCTGCGACAAACAGCGGCTGCGAAGGCGgcaggacgcggcggcgctccttCTCCGCAGGATCAAAG GGCTCGTGCGCTGGGTCGTCGaggaggtcgccgccggccgctccccgTCCATCGTGCTCCACCGGTACCGGAACTactgctccgccgccgacgctgcGTCCCCGTCCCCATG TGCCTGCAGCTACGACGCCCCCGTAGGCACGGACGTCCTCTCCCTGCTCCACAAGGACTGCCACACCTCCCGCCTCA ATGTGCTCCTGAGGGTGTTGCTCGTGGTGCAGCAGCTCCTGCAGCAGAACAAGCACTGCTCCAAGAGGGACATTTACTACATGTACCCCTCCATTTTCGTAG AAGTAGCTGTTGTTGACCGTGCCATTAATGATATCTGCATACTCTTCAAGTGCAGTCGGCACAATCTCAATGTG GTTCCTGTCGTGAAAGG TTTGGTGATGGGCTGGATAAGATTTGTGGAGGGTGAAAAGAAAGTGTATTGTATAACAAGTGTCAATGCT GCTTTCTCCATCCCTGTTAGCATTGAGGCAATCAAAG ATGTTGTTAGTGTTGCTCACTACATACTTGTAGTTGAGAAGGAGACCG TGTTCCAGCGTTTGGCCAATGACAAGTTCTGTGAAAGAAATCGCTGCATCGTTATTACA GGAAGAGGCTACCCAGATATTCCAACAAGAAG ATTCCTGAGACACCTTGTTGAACAGCTGCATCTGCCTGCTTATTGCTTAGTGGACTCAGATCCTTATGGTTTTGACATTCTGGCCACATATAAATTTGGTTCCTTG CAATTGGCATATGATGCAAACTTGCTGCGTGTACCTGATATACGGTGGCTTGGGGTTTTCACATCCGACTTTGAGGATTTTTGCCTTCCAGACTGTTGCCTCCTTCACTTGTCACCTGAAG ATAGGAGGAAAGCTGAAAGTATTCTTGCTAGGTGCTATTTACACAAGGAAGCCCCAGAATGGAG GTCGGAGTTGGAAGCAATGTTACAAAAGGGTGTCAAGTTTGAGATTGAGGCACTATCTGCAAGCTCCATTTCATTTTTATCGGACAAATACATCCCCCAGAAGATCAAACAAGGAAGGCATTTATAA